The sequence TATGAGGATCATTACAACCTCATAGACGGAAAAGCCGTTCCATTTTGGTTACTTGAAACGATTCGAAAATGGTATAACTCCTGGAACAAGCATTTCACCTCCTATGAGGAATTCATGAAAATTGTGTTAAAGTTTACTTCATTTAAAAAAGACTAAAAAGCGCTCAGAGCTATTCGTGGGTGGAATTATTGTAGACGGGATCGGGCTCATCCACACTCCATGGATCGGAAGCATCATGGTTTTAGGAGCCGTGCTGCTAACTGCTTGTTTGCATGGGTTAGAAAGAAGATCTGCTTAATGAAAAAACATCACTATTTATTGTAAGGCGGCATTCATTGCCGCCTCTTTCTATAGAAGAAAGAAAGAGAGAAATCAATTGTACATGAAGGATCAATTTGACATAATTTATTTATGCTTCAATTTTATGTATTACAAGAATAAGGAGGGGAAACCATGTGGAATCAAAACAGCGTTTCTAAAATTCTGGGCACTCACTATCCCATCATCCAAGCAGGAATGGCTGGTGGAGTCACTACTACAAATCTGGTATCTGCCGTCTCAAACTCGGGAGGATTAGGAACCTTGGGAGCAGGATATATGTCCGCTGATGATATGAGACTAGCGATCAAAGAAATAAAAGATCATACGAATCAGCCTTTTGGGGTGAACTTATTCATACCTGAATCACCAATAGTCAATGATGAACAAATTACCAACGCCCAAAGATTAATAGAGCCTTTTAAAAAGGAATTACACCTAACGGACAACAGCTCATTTTCAGAGATGCAAATCGATTTTGAAAAGCAGCTAGAAGTCATCTTCAATGAAAAGGTACCTGTTTGCAGCTTCACGTTCGGCGCCCCATCTAAAGAACTTGTGTTAGAGTTAAAAAAGGAAGGAACCATCGTGATCGGCACCGCGACGACTGTTGAAGAGGCAGTGATCAATGAAGAGAGCGGAGTAGACATCGTTGTCGCTCAAGGGAGTGAAGCTGGTGGGCATCGAGGCACGTTTCTAGGCTCATGTGAACACTCAATGATCGGTACCTTTTCTCTTGTTCCCCAAGTTGTGGATGCCGCAAGCATACCTGTGATAGCTGCAGGAGGGATTATGGATGGAAGAGGCGTTATTGCAGCACTTGCTTTAGGGGCAAAAGGAGTCCAAATGGGAACTGCTTTTCTTACATGTAAAGAGAGTGGGGCTGGGGCTATTCATAAAAGGGTTGTTTTAGAATCATCAGAAACCCATACGGTCATCACAGCTGCCTTTAGCGGGAAACCTGCTCGAGGGATTGAAAATAGATTTACTAGGGAAATGCAGGAATTCGAGAGCCTATTACCTCCGTACCCCATACAAAATGCGTTAACGAAAAAAATGAGAAAGGAAGCTGGGAAACAAGGAAATCCAGAATTCATGTCCTTGTGGTCTGGACAAAGCCCAAGGCTTAGCAGGGATATATCTACTAAAGATCTGCTTGAATCCATCGTAAGTCAAGTAGGAAAAACAATTGGAGAATTAAAAAAATAAACATTTTCCATTTCTGTTACTACTTATAAACTCTCCATAGTCCCAATTTCACAAATCCTATTTTCCAAATATTAAACCTTGTAATCATTTCTAGCAAAGGTATAATTTTGATATAAGGAAAGCGTTTTTATATTTATCTTAAATTTTCCGAATAGTTAAAATGCATAAGGCGCGTTTTTTAGGAGGTTCAAATGAGAGAAATATTACCAGGTTCTGTACTGTCTCATATTCAGTATGGTTACCAAAAAGTTCCTAAGAAAGTCAAAAGTCAATGTCCAAGCTGTTCTAAGACAAGTGAATTTCTTCTGAAGGCCAATTTTTATCAAGTGAACAAAACAGGATTGTTTGCAGATGCAAATTGTTCAGAATGTAAGAAACCTGCTCTATTCGTTATTATGCTTAATGATGACTCGCTCAATCGGAGAGAGGAAGCTGGCCTTTATATTTATGATCCCCTGGCAACGAACGGACCGTTGGATCAGATTCAAGGAAACAAACGCATTCCACAAGACCTCGTCCGATCATTTCGATCCGCATTAAATGTCAGCCAGTCGAAGGATAACTCTGCTACAGCCGTCATGTCTAAGCGTGTCCTCGAGAGTGTTCTGAAGAATTTTAATGGGGACAAAGTAAACGGGCAATCCTTATCGGAACAATTCGATCAGTTACCCAAAAATGTCGACCTTACAAAGCCAATCCAGGCGCTGAGTCACCTTGTTCATCCAAACTCTCCCTTTTATGAAATGCTTGAATTGGAGAGAGAAATTGACGATGAAACAGCCGTCTTATTGATGGAATTATTAGAAGGCCTCATTGAATACTTATTTGTTCTTCCAGAAAAAATCGAAACATTACAAGAAAAAATCGAAAAGAAATATTAGTAGAAGTAGAGTGCCTTTTCTAGCACTCTACTTTTTTATAGTGGTTTTAACTTAAGGGAATACAGTGCCTGATTCACGTCATCGATGTCATAGATTTTCTTCTCTAAACAAAACTGAATCACGAGATCGAATCGGTCGCTGTCTGAAAGGGGGAAACCGGCGGCACTCAACATATCAAATGTTTCTTCCTCCGACAGTTCAAGAGAGAGACACAGGGCTACCACTGTCCGTTTACTCGGCTTGTAATCAGGGATCGATCTGATTTTCGAAAAGTGCTTGCGGTCGACTCCTGCTTTTTTGTAGATGGAAGCATCTGTCTGACCCTTGCCATCGATGTGCTGAAACAACCTCTCTGAAAAAGACGTTGATTGATGCAGCTCAATAAAATCTTCCAGCTCACTGGAATAAATCTTATCACTTAAGAAGTGTTCTTCTTTTTGTATATCATATATCCGTATTTTTCTATTTGTTTCCACGAAATCATGAAGTTCCTGCAAAATCTTTTCATTAAGCATCCGTTCACCTCCAAAATGTCGCTTACGAGGCGACCCATTTCTTACTATTCGTGTTTATGATTATATCAGAAACAATAAGAGAGGATGGAAAAAAATGAATACTGACTCTACTGAAATTATATTCCTGTTAGACAGAAGCGGATCAATGAGTGGCCTTGAAAGTGATACGATTGGAGGATATAACTCTTTTATTGAAAAGCAGAGTCAATTACCGGGTCAAACCCTCGTTACTACCGTTCTTTTTGATGATAAGGTTGAGCAATTATGGAGTGGAATGGAGGGTGATAAGGTAAGGCTCACACAAGAGGAATATTATGTTAGGGGGAGCACTGCTCTGATGGATGCTATCGGAAAAACGATTCTCGAAGTAGGTCATCGCTTATCCAATCTTGAAGAAGTTGATCGACCGGGTAAAGTCATTTTCGTTATCACAACCGATGGTATGGAAAATGCGAGCGTTGAGTTTTCGGCCAATACGGTGAAGGACCTCATTAATCATCAACAGGAACGATACAATTGGGAGTTCATTTTTCTTGGAGCCACCATCGATGCTACGGAAGAAGCCTTGAATATTGGGATTGACATTGAAAACTCCTATCAATTTGAAGCTTCTGCTAAAGGTGTTGAAAAAATGTATGATATTGTGAGTGAGGCTGTGTTTGAGAAAAGGAGTGGGTATTGATATTAAATTAGGGATCTCATCTATCTATTAGATGGGATTTTTTCATAATAGAAACATTTGAAGTCCTTTATAATGAATTCGCCGTTATATCTTATATTTCGCCGATAAAACAAGGATTTCGCCGTTATATTTGAGATTTCGCCGATAAAATTGAAATAGCGCCGTTAAATCGAACGAATAAATATCAACACACCAAATTTCCAGCTTTAATCCATACAAATGGTATAAAAATACCTCAACAATCAATAACTTTCTCGAATCTAAATAGAATTTATTTAAATTTTGCCAAAACTAGTTTATCATAATGAGGTATATTCAATTTATACGCAAGTCAACGGAATTAAAGGAAGGTATCCTATGTCGACAGAAAACGAAAAGAATATTACGAGAATACATATGGATGGGAAAGAATATATTCTCATCGGAACGGCTCACGTATCGCGTTTGAGCGCAGAACAGGTAAAAGAAGTAATTGAATCAGAGCAGCCCGACACGGTTTGTGTAGAACTGGATGAACCGAGGTATCAGTCAATCGTTGAGGGAGACAAATGGAAAGACACAGACATCTTTCAAGTCATTAAAGACAAAAAAGCAACTTTGCTTCTTATGAACCTTGCAATCGGATCATTTCAGAGACGGATGGCCAAGCAATTCGGGATCAAGCCCGGTCAGGAAATGATTCAGGGAATCGAATCAGCGAAAGAAACCGGCGCCGAGCTTGTATTAGCTGACCGAAATATTCAAATCACATTTTCCCGTATATGGAATAGCGTAGGATTCAGTGGCAAGGCTAAGCTTATGACCCAAATCATATACAGCATCTTCAGTAACGATACCATTACAGAAGAAGAACTCGAGAAAATCAAATCTCAAGATATGCTTGATTCGATGCTAAATGAATTTACCCAGGTGTTTCCTAAATTGAAAACGCCATTAATCGATGAGCGTGATCAATACCTTGCTCAGAAAATAAAAGATGCTCCTGGAGAAAAAGTTGTTGCCGTGTTAGGGGCAGCTCATGTTCCTGGTATCACAAAGGAAATCTATAAAGAACATGATTTAGACAAACTGAACGAACGACCTGCTAAATCAAAATGGCCAAAGATTATCGGCTGGGCTATTCCCATCATGATTCTTGCTGTGATTGCTTATACCTTCATTTCCAATCCGGATGCAGGGATACAACAGGGAATCAGTTGGATATTGTGGAACGGTGGTTTTTCTGCACTTGGTGTAGCCATCGGATTAGGACATCCATTAGCGATATTAACGGCTTTCGTTGCAGCCCCAATCACTTCATTAAATCCACTCCTTGCAGCTGGATGGTTCGCCGGATTCGTACAAGCATATTTCCGCAGACCGAATGTCGGTGACTTTGACTCACTATCTGAAGATGTTCTAAGTGTAAAAGGATTCTGGAGAAACAAAGTAACCCGCATCTTACTTATTATTGTACTTGCTAATCTCGGGAGTACATTAGGAACAGTCATAGGTGGTGCAGATGTTGTTCGTCTGTTTCTTGAAAATTTATAGTAAGTGAAATAAGCTATCCTGTTGGGTAGCTTATTTTTTTTGGGGGGGTTTGGAATATTATGTTAAAATGAATGTATTGATAAATGTTATGGAGGTTTTTATGAACAATTTTATATCTAGATATGCACATTGGTTACTTCTCCTCTTTGTATGTTTAAGTTTTATCATGGGATTCACAATCTTCACAAATTCTTTTCAAGGGTTTATTGCGGGAGGGTTCGGGATTGTTGGAATCGTCGGAGTAGCTTTTCTTGTGCTTCAAATAGAGAGACAAAAGAGGGGGAAAGCTAAATAATTTTTATTTGATATAGATAATAATACAATATTACCCATTAAATACTCCACTCTAGAAAGGAACCGACATATGATCTATGTTATCAGACACGGCCAAACCAATCTAAACAATGAGGGCAGACTACAAGGAAGAAACGGTCTGCCCTTAAATGAAGAAGGTATAAGACAAGCTGAAAACCTAAAGCATATACTATCTCAAATTACTTTCGATTACGTCTTTTCTTCACCTCAAGAAAGAGCCATCCAAACCGCTGAAATTACCACCGGGATGAAAGCTACGGTTGATTTAAGATTGGATGTGTATGATCTGGGAGAAGCGGATGGACTGCAAAAAGGTGAAGTGAAAATGGCTGGGGTTCTCCCTGATCCTCGAATCTATAATGGTGTTGAACAAACGGATCAATACATGCAGAGAGTATTTTCATTTATGTCTGAACTACAGGTGAATCATGGAGAAAGTGAGAAGAATATCTTGATCTCTGGTCATCGTTGTACGACTGGGTGTATTGGGGCTTATTTTAAAGGAGTTCCAGAGGATCGCAATATTCTGAAGCTCTCATCTAATAATGGGGAGTATAAACAGTATGAATTCGCCGATAATCCTATATTAGGACAAACAGCAGATACCTCACTTAAAAACGTATAAATCTCCCATGAGCATTTCAATCCGGGAATAAGCCAACGGAGCAATCCGCAAATGATTACTTCTCAGGATACGTTTTTAAAAAAGATCTTTGGGTAAATAGTAAGTAGCCTTTACCCGCAACCTTGTGAGGAGAGAATAATAGGAGCTGTGACGATCGTTGCTCAATATACATGACAAATATTCCATTGTTTTGTATCAGACACATATGGCAAAAAAGCAAGCTTCTCGTAAATCTCAGAAAATTACGATCCAAATACTTTCTCAGTATACAGGTTTCTCTGAGGAGATCATTCTCGAAGCACTTGAGTTTGGAAAGTTATCACCTGATTTATCTTATAGATAATCACATACGTGTAAAGGTCTAAGAAAATTATTTTCTCCTCCAAGGTTTACCATTAGTAACCCTGTAAAATAATTGAATCATTTTTGTTACATAATTAATTTTTGAAGAATATATTGAAAAAACTAGCCTATATTTATTATAATAACAGAAAGGATTTATAGAGGAGGATCTAATGGACACCCACAGGAGTAAAAGAATCTCAAAGTTATACAGAAAGTTAATTACTTCTGATGCAACGCAAGCTTTCCTTATTTATAAAGGCCTAGATGAGACAAC is a genomic window of Rossellomorea sp. y25 containing:
- a CDS encoding nitronate monooxygenase — encoded protein: MWNQNSVSKILGTHYPIIQAGMAGGVTTTNLVSAVSNSGGLGTLGAGYMSADDMRLAIKEIKDHTNQPFGVNLFIPESPIVNDEQITNAQRLIEPFKKELHLTDNSSFSEMQIDFEKQLEVIFNEKVPVCSFTFGAPSKELVLELKKEGTIVIGTATTVEEAVINEESGVDIVVAQGSEAGGHRGTFLGSCEHSMIGTFSLVPQVVDAASIPVIAAGGIMDGRGVIAALALGAKGVQMGTAFLTCKESGAGAIHKRVVLESSETHTVITAAFSGKPARGIENRFTREMQEFESLLPPYPIQNALTKKMRKEAGKQGNPEFMSLWSGQSPRLSRDISTKDLLESIVSQVGKTIGELKK
- a CDS encoding vWA domain-containing protein, with product MNTDSTEIIFLLDRSGSMSGLESDTIGGYNSFIEKQSQLPGQTLVTTVLFDDKVEQLWSGMEGDKVRLTQEEYYVRGSTALMDAIGKTILEVGHRLSNLEEVDRPGKVIFVITTDGMENASVEFSANTVKDLINHQQERYNWEFIFLGATIDATEEALNIGIDIENSYQFEASAKGVEKMYDIVSEAVFEKRSGY
- a CDS encoding TraB/GumN family protein; amino-acid sequence: MSTENEKNITRIHMDGKEYILIGTAHVSRLSAEQVKEVIESEQPDTVCVELDEPRYQSIVEGDKWKDTDIFQVIKDKKATLLLMNLAIGSFQRRMAKQFGIKPGQEMIQGIESAKETGAELVLADRNIQITFSRIWNSVGFSGKAKLMTQIIYSIFSNDTITEEELEKIKSQDMLDSMLNEFTQVFPKLKTPLIDERDQYLAQKIKDAPGEKVVAVLGAAHVPGITKEIYKEHDLDKLNERPAKSKWPKIIGWAIPIMILAVIAYTFISNPDAGIQQGISWILWNGGFSALGVAIGLGHPLAILTAFVAAPITSLNPLLAAGWFAGFVQAYFRRPNVGDFDSLSEDVLSVKGFWRNKVTRILLIIVLANLGSTLGTVIGGADVVRLFLENL
- a CDS encoding histidine phosphatase family protein, giving the protein MIYVIRHGQTNLNNEGRLQGRNGLPLNEEGIRQAENLKHILSQITFDYVFSSPQERAIQTAEITTGMKATVDLRLDVYDLGEADGLQKGEVKMAGVLPDPRIYNGVEQTDQYMQRVFSFMSELQVNHGESEKNILISGHRCTTGCIGAYFKGVPEDRNILKLSSNNGEYKQYEFADNPILGQTADTSLKNV